The genomic region CTACGTAAAAGGGTCGTTCTGGTCTTGGTCCTACAACGGACATGTCACCGAGTAATACGTTAAAAAATTGAGGAGTTTCATCTAAGGATAACTTTCGTAATACGGCGCCAACAGCTGTCACTCGTGGATCATCTTTTATTGTCCACAATGTGTCTGATTTTTCCTTTGTTTGGACAACCATGGACCGAAATTTAATCATTCCGAAGACTTTGTTGTCGAGTCCGACACGTTCTTGTTTATAAAAAACAGGCCCTCTACTTGTAAGTTTTACAAGTAATGCAATGAGAAGGTAAAACGGACTAAATAGTAAAATAAAAAATAAGGAGAATAAAATATCGAAACTTCTTTTTAAAACTAAATTGTATCCTAGCCTTAAAGGGATATTTCGAATGGAGATGATTGGAATACCGTCGAGTACTTCCACTCTTCCTTTGGCTGTTACAATTTCTTCATAACTTGGAATCACTTTTAAATCGATTCCATGAAAATCAGCAATATCGATCACTTCCTTTAAAGAATCTCCTTCTTCATGGGAAAGTGCATAAACGATCAAATCGATGTTATTATTTTCGACATAAGACTCTAATTTTCCGGTTGTGGTGACTGTATGAAGTTTCTTCGCGGAAAGATTTTTTTTCCCAGCAACAAAACCTTTTACTGTATAACCATAAATAGAATGTTTTTTCAGTGTTTCTGAAAAGTTGATAGCAGATTTACCCGTTCCGATAATGAGAACAGATTTTAAGTTAAATCCTTTGCTACGTAAATATTGCATTAAGGATCTTAAGATAAAATGAGAAAAGGAAGTGAGAATGACTGTGCAAATGGCAAAGTAAGCGATAACAAGTCTTGAAAAACTCTCTCCTCGAAAGAAAAAGAGTAAGGATAAAACCACCAAAAGGTTTAAAATCACACCTGTAATGATCGCAAATAACTCATCTGAAAAAGATAATCCTCTTCTTGGATGGTATAGATCTATGGACAAAAAAGAGAGAACTTGTGAAAATCCAAGGACGACACCTAAGATCAAATAGTTTACTGGATCTATCGTTTGAATTTGAAATGATGAGTCTGGTGATAGATAATAACGAATCACATAAGCAGAAACAAAACTTGCAAGTGCGATAAAAAAATCGGTCACTAGGAAGAGGAGTTTGAATGATTGGCTTCTTTCTTTTAACATTTTAAACTCTTATCATTCTGTTAAGTCAGTGGAAGTTCCGTCAAGAGGACGTTTGCGGAACCTGTACAACCGAACACGTGTGGCTTGTGCAGATGCAGAATCTCCAAAACTGAAATTGGTTAAGTTTACAGAAAAGTATACTGACTGGTCATAAAAAGTCAATTGGTTGTTCATTGTGAGACCTCCAGGTAGAGCTCTTAAGTTCATACTGTACCCCAGTCGGTATTCCCAGTTATGTAAATCAAGTTTAAGGGTCATCATAAACCGATTGATGTTAAAGACTGTTTTTTGTCTTGCTGTTTGCCCTTGTGCCCCTGTTCCCGCAGCTAAATCTTCCCAAATGGTGGTTTGGTCGTAATTGGTTCCAGTTTGGGATGTATACAACTCAGGACTCGTATTCATTGCATAAAACTGACCTTGTGCGAGAGCCGTGAGTCGCCAAGGTTCTGTTACGCGAGAATCAACTTCTAGTTCCAAACCGGCATACCGAGTTACTTTGACATCAGTTTTAAAGAAAAATCTGTAACTATCTAAGTAACTATCTTTGTAAACATGATACCAGGTAGATCCAATCTCTAGGCTACGGAATGCTCTGATGACGGGCCAAGAAAATCCACCCATTTTATAAGACACAGTTAAGTTATTAGAGAGTGACCGGTTTTGTGGAGTGTGGTGTACATAATCATTGTTAATAAACACACCAGAATAAAAATTTCGTTTTCTTTCCAACAAACTGGGTCGACGTGTTGTAAACCCATCCACAAAATCAAAAAAACCACCGATCCTAACAACAGTATAATACCATCTTTGCATATTGGTAAGACCAGGATTGTAAGCGGATGAGAAGTTTCGTAAATCACGAATGGTGCGGATAGATACATCCCAATCATTGAGTGCGTAACTTTCTAACGCAAATTCGGCTTCATGTTGGCGTAAGTTTCCAAGGATTGGATCTTTTGCTTCTGCTTTATCTGCATCTAGACGGCGATAAGTCGTTGATAGAAATATTTCTGGAATTCCCATCCGAACCGTATGTGCTTGGCGAACATACTGATACGACTGCTGTTTGAGCATAGTTGCATAGGCTTTGTTGACATCGCGGTCTGGGCTATTTAATTCGTTTCCTGAGCCAGGATACTCCACTGTTTGTTTGGTAGCTCCCATATAAACGGAAGGAGTAAAAGACATATAAGCACCCATGGCGATCGGAGAACGAAATCCTGTTTCTCCGATAACATTGGTTTGGGATCGTAAAACAAAATCCTGGTATTGGCTTCTTGGATCCACAACTCCTGTGGTTGGATTCGTTCTTTGTTGGGGTACTCCATAAATTCGATTGATGTTCGTTTGAAAGAGTAAATCCCAATAGACAGGACTATTTGTTCCCGGAATTAACCCAATATTACTAGAATTTCTAATCGTTACGGCAGGAAGAGTGTCTTGTGCCGCAAAATATTGGTTTGCTTGGATTTGGTAAACGAGAGTTCGACTCATCGAGAATCCAACACTTAAATCTCCTCGGTTTTCTGTATAACTTAAGTTCCAATTGAGTAAGTTACGGATGAGTCCAAAACGAACATCGCGGTAACTGTAAAGTGATTGTAAGGAGTTGGAAGGTTGGTATCTGTTTCCAAATTCATAATCAAATTGGCGATTACTATAGTTTTCATATTGTAATTGAACGTTTCTTGTATAATCTTTTGCAAAATCATTAAATTTTGCATTCAATCGAATGTCAGTTTTCCACCATGGATCGTAGTTAACACCTGTATTGCGATACGGCAATCCTGTATTCGGAAACATTTCCCCTTTATCTACATTGTTTGTTGTTGCTACACTTCCAACTCCATAGTCTTTAAAACGATCTTCATATACCGGAGTAATAACATTGTTTTTATAATTTGCATAACCGAGATTGATATTATAATTTAAAAAAGGAGAAAGTTTCCACATCTCCAACTGCGCGGCTTGTCCGGTCTTTTCATACATATCGAATCTGAATTTATAACCATTTGCCAGGAAGATACTATTTGGATAGGAATCTGACCACTGGTATGAGTTTTGCCAAAACCAACCTTGTGTATTGTTTTTACCTATTTGAGTGGTCACTCCATTTCCTGATTCGGAATTGTATAAAACAGGGAACCTAAATAATGTGGTTCCCCCTACTTTATAAGAAACATCGTAAGCTACAACGGAACGATCATCATGTACAAGTATCTTTTTTGCCTGAAAGGATTCGTGAGGAAGTTCCGCATTACAAGCAGTAAAGTATCCCATTTCCAAAAGGTAACGTTTTTCATCCAAACGTTTTAGCTTTTGGCCTATAAAGTGAGATGGGAACATACTCAATTTAGAATTATAAACAACACCTTGATTAATTTTTAAATCATAGATCATCCGGTCGCCATTAACTTTAGCATTCCCGTCTTTATACTCTACGCCTCCTTCGGCATAGATTTCTTGTCTAGTTGCGTCGATAGAAACCGAATCTGCTACCAGTTCTCCTGATCTGATTTTTAACCGAACTTTACCTCGAAGTACGAGAACTCCACCTTTGGTTTTATCGATATTTAATAGTTGGCCCTCGGCAGCATTTTGGATTTGGATGGGAGGATCTTTTTTAGGTTGTGAACTAAGTAATGACTCCGGCGTTAGCACTTGCTCTTCTTCTGGAACGAGAGCTTCTCTTAGCCGATCTCTTTTTGTATAAATGGTGCCCGATGGATTCAGTCCTAAATTGCGAAGGTTATCTTCTACTTCACGATCTGACATAGAATCCACTGACTTTCGAACGAGTCCCCTCTGCACTTGAGCGGCGGTTTGTTTTCTTTCTTCTTCTTGTGAATTTTTTACAGGTCCTTGGGCCTCTGGAAATAGAAGTTTCAGCCCATTGATATCCTGCGCCAGAATTTCCATTCCGAAGAGAATACCGTAAAATAATATTAGAAAACGAATGGATTTTTGCACAGCGGGCTTTGAAAGTATAGAACGAGAGTTTTACACCGGTCGAAAAAATCAATGGAAAACCAGGCGGAATTTCGAACTAGAATCCTGTATTTTAGCGGAAAAAGAGGTTGCTTAAGTATTCATGTAATGGACATAATCAAATGGCTCAATCCTTGAGCATCCGGGAGTTTTGAATGGCAAAAACCTACTCTGGGGAACGTGTTCCAGGCACTTTGCGATACAATCTCAAAGTGAAAGAGGGAAACACAGAACATTGCTTCCTAGTTCCAGAACCCTCTATCCAGATTCCCATGGAGGGCTTTGGCCCTGATGAAAGTGCCAACAGGTTGGCTCTCGCCATCCTTCTTGATTTCACAAAAAATCCCCAAACTTCGTTTTCATACTATAAAGATTTCAACTTTTTTCTCTCAGGGTTATTTTTGGAAGACAATTGGATGTTACATTCGAGCCGTATAGAATTGTTTTTTAAATTATTAGAAGAAACACCTCAATTTTCAAAACCGCTAGTTTTGGGGAAACGTTAAACATCTGTTATAGTGGCTTTACAATTGGGAGAGTAAAAAACCAAGAAGATAAGTTGTCATCTCGGTACATCTTTCCTTTATGTTCACCAATGATACTTCTTGTGACTTCTAACGAGTTCATTTGTGAAATCCCTTTCATCAAATCTTCTGATCCATTGTCTTTGATTTGAATGAGGATATGACTTGTTCCAT from Leptospira brenneri harbors:
- a CDS encoding undecaprenyl-phosphate glucose phosphotransferase, encoding MLKERSQSFKLLFLVTDFFIALASFVSAYVIRYYLSPDSSFQIQTIDPVNYLILGVVLGFSQVLSFLSIDLYHPRRGLSFSDELFAIITGVILNLLVVLSLLFFFRGESFSRLVIAYFAICTVILTSFSHFILRSLMQYLRSKGFNLKSVLIIGTGKSAINFSETLKKHSIYGYTVKGFVAGKKNLSAKKLHTVTTTGKLESYVENNNIDLIVYALSHEEGDSLKEVIDIADFHGIDLKVIPSYEEIVTAKGRVEVLDGIPIISIRNIPLRLGYNLVLKRSFDILFSLFFILLFSPFYLLIALLVKLTSRGPVFYKQERVGLDNKVFGMIKFRSMVVQTKEKSDTLWTIKDDPRVTAVGAVLRKLSLDETPQFFNVLLGDMSVVGPRPERPFYVEKFRNEHQQYMRRHAAKAGITGWAQVQGFRGDTSIEKRIEADIFYIENWSLLLDIKIILLTPLKTIIDRNAY
- a CDS encoding LPS-assembly protein LptD, producing the protein MEILAQDINGLKLLFPEAQGPVKNSQEEERKQTAAQVQRGLVRKSVDSMSDREVEDNLRNLGLNPSGTIYTKRDRLREALVPEEEQVLTPESLLSSQPKKDPPIQIQNAAEGQLLNIDKTKGGVLVLRGKVRLKIRSGELVADSVSIDATRQEIYAEGGVEYKDGNAKVNGDRMIYDLKINQGVVYNSKLSMFPSHFIGQKLKRLDEKRYLLEMGYFTACNAELPHESFQAKKILVHDDRSVVAYDVSYKVGGTTLFRFPVLYNSESGNGVTTQIGKNNTQGWFWQNSYQWSDSYPNSIFLANGYKFRFDMYEKTGQAAQLEMWKLSPFLNYNINLGYANYKNNVITPVYEDRFKDYGVGSVATTNNVDKGEMFPNTGLPYRNTGVNYDPWWKTDIRLNAKFNDFAKDYTRNVQLQYENYSNRQFDYEFGNRYQPSNSLQSLYSYRDVRFGLIRNLLNWNLSYTENRGDLSVGFSMSRTLVYQIQANQYFAAQDTLPAVTIRNSSNIGLIPGTNSPVYWDLLFQTNINRIYGVPQQRTNPTTGVVDPRSQYQDFVLRSQTNVIGETGFRSPIAMGAYMSFTPSVYMGATKQTVEYPGSGNELNSPDRDVNKAYATMLKQQSYQYVRQAHTVRMGIPEIFLSTTYRRLDADKAEAKDPILGNLRQHEAEFALESYALNDWDVSIRTIRDLRNFSSAYNPGLTNMQRWYYTVVRIGGFFDFVDGFTTRRPSLLERKRNFYSGVFINNDYVHHTPQNRSLSNNLTVSYKMGGFSWPVIRAFRSLEIGSTWYHVYKDSYLDSYRFFFKTDVKVTRYAGLELEVDSRVTEPWRLTALAQGQFYAMNTSPELYTSQTGTNYDQTTIWEDLAAGTGAQGQTARQKTVFNINRFMMTLKLDLHNWEYRLGYSMNLRALPGGLTMNNQLTFYDQSVYFSVNLTNFSFGDSASAQATRVRLYRFRKRPLDGTSTDLTE